Proteins found in one Aquibium microcysteis genomic segment:
- a CDS encoding EF-hand domain-containing protein, giving the protein MSHTKRSVALALVLALGAGPAVAAAEWAFADIDADGSGEVSQDEFEQVSRAVFRSWDADADQRLSDDELYRGIFVSWDTDQNGSLDEEEYATGSSTWFADPAPFQSLGGNATVSADDFVRVMSETDAIEGTGLEGMQFTEFHLALFGLYDTGGTGRISREDYAAKSGSKLVGGPDTVGLTETGSGSTLTSGPDGAAGEDATAGNTATQVPDGGTGAE; this is encoded by the coding sequence ATGAGTCACACGAAGAGATCGGTCGCCCTCGCGCTGGTCCTCGCGCTGGGAGCCGGCCCCGCAGTGGCGGCCGCCGAGTGGGCCTTCGCCGATATCGATGCCGATGGGAGCGGGGAGGTGTCGCAGGACGAATTCGAGCAGGTAAGCCGCGCGGTCTTCCGCAGTTGGGATGCGGATGCGGACCAGAGGCTGAGCGACGACGAACTCTACCGGGGCATCTTCGTCTCCTGGGACACGGACCAGAACGGTTCGCTCGATGAGGAGGAATACGCGACGGGGTCCAGTACCTGGTTCGCCGACCCCGCGCCCTTTCAGAGCCTCGGCGGGAACGCGACCGTCTCTGCGGACGATTTCGTGCGCGTGATGAGCGAGACGGATGCGATCGAGGGCACCGGCCTCGAGGGGATGCAGTTCACGGAGTTCCACCTCGCTCTGTTCGGCCTCTACGACACCGGCGGCACCGGACGGATCAGCCGGGAGGACTACGCCGCCAAGAGCGGCAGCAAGCTGGTGGGCGGACCGGATACGGTCGGACTCACCGAGACCGGCTCCGGCTCCACGCTGACGTCCGGTCCCGACGGGGCCGCGGGCGAGGACGCCACCGCCGGCAATACGGCGACGCAGGTTCCAGACGGTGGCACCGGCGCGGAGTAG